Within Deltaproteobacteria bacterium, the genomic segment GGGCAAGGCCCTTTTGCCGCAGGGGATTCTTGAAAAGGAGGACCTGCAACATCCCTTGAGCCCAACGCATGCGTTGCGTAATGAATCCTGTGTATGTCTCTGGTTGGAGTCCTGCAACCATGGGGTGATTGATGTACGCGCTCTGCCAGCCGAGTGCATGCAGAGAAAGCGCCGTCTCCGCGTCTTCGGTGACGGTGCTGCACGCAAAACCGCCTGCCTCTTCCAGGGCCTTGCGTCTGAGAATGGCCGCTGAGCCGCAGAAAAAAGAGGCCTCCCAGAAATCCAGCCCATGCTGGATCACGTCATAGAACATCTCGTTTTCGCCAGGCATATAGGAGAAGAGCTTGAGGTTGCGCTCAACAGGGTCAGGACTGATGAAGAAATGTGGTGTCTGTACGAGAAACAGCCTGGGATTTGCGACAAAGGGGCCTACCGTGCGCTCCAGAAAATCCACGGTGGGCGTGTGATCAGCATCGAAGATCACTATTAGATCGCCATGCGTGTGTTTCAGGGCGGCGTTCAGATTGCCTGCCTTGGCGTGTTCGTTTCTCTCACGTGTCAGATAGTGTGCTCCTATGTCAGCGCATAGCTTCTGTAAACGGGCACGACGTGCGCGTGCCGCAGATGCCTTGTCAGGATCTGGGTTGTTGCATTGCTCATCGGTGCCACCGTCATCCAGCAGATACACCTTGTATTTGTCTGCGGGGTAGCGCATATTCAACGCGCCGAGCAGGGTGGTTTCCAAAAGCTCCGGATCCTCATTGTAGCTGGGGATATATACGTCTACTGTGGGCAGCCGATCTGGATCCTTTGGAAGTGGCACACTCTGGCGACGCAGTGGAGAGAGGTTCACAAAGATGCCAAGGAAATAGACCGTGATGCTGTAAAGCTCGGCAATGAAAAGGAGCAATGCAGCGATGAACGAGAAGGGTCCGTTGTAGCCCAGGGTCT encodes:
- the bcsA gene encoding UDP-forming cellulose synthase catalytic subunit, coding for MPSHVHLLTSDRPIEWITHRGVTVLWAIFASVWLYLACLPIEISSQAWLAYGSLLILILLRRVAQRYRLLRLTFLVIASFLTARYFVWRVTETLGYNGPFSFIAALLLFIAELYSITVYFLGIFVNLSPLRRQSVPLPKDPDRLPTVDVYIPSYNEDPELLETTLLGALNMRYPADKYKVYLLDDGGTDEQCNNPDPDKASAARARRARLQKLCADIGAHYLTRERNEHAKAGNLNAALKHTHGDLIVIFDADHTPTVDFLERTVGPFVANPRLFLVQTPHFFISPDPVERNLKLFSYMPGENEMFYDVIQHGLDFWEASFFCGSAAILRRKALEEAGGFACSTVTEDAETALSLHALGWQSAYINHPMVAGLQPETYTGFITQRMRWAQGMLQVLLFKNPLRQKGLALWQRLAYFNSIFFWFFPFARAVFLLAPSFFLIFGLQIYDANLKNFLAYAMPHLLAVVMVADLLFGRVRWAFISELYEMAQFFYSLGAIVRILRNPRTVSFAVTPKGERLDEEFITSLARPFYVFLMITSISIGMGVWRLIYQPQQLNATLITLGWEVFNGVLLCGVIGAMVE